From a single Photobacterium gaetbulicola Gung47 genomic region:
- a CDS encoding RNA-directed DNA polymerase (COG3344) — translation MTSTQLMEQICSSTNLNQALRRVKKNKGCAGVDKLDIAATISVLRQSSNGQALRQSLLDGSYQPQPVLGVEIPKPSGGVRQLGIPTVLDRIVQQAITSVLTDIYEPKFSNSSYGFRPNRSAHHALAAASHYIREGGVM, via the coding sequence GTGACCTCAACTCAGTTGATGGAGCAGATCTGTTCATCAACGAATCTGAACCAAGCCCTGAGAAGAGTAAAGAAGAACAAGGGATGTGCTGGGGTTGATAAACTCGACATAGCAGCCACTATCTCGGTGCTTCGGCAGTCTTCCAATGGGCAAGCGCTCCGCCAGAGCCTTCTGGACGGTAGCTATCAACCCCAACCCGTCTTGGGTGTAGAAATCCCTAAACCTAGTGGGGGAGTGAGGCAGCTAGGTATCCCAACGGTACTTGATAGGATTGTCCAACAGGCCATCACATCAGTCCTGACAGATATCTACGAACCTAAGTTCTCCAACAGCAGTTACGGGTTCAGGCCCAACCGTAGTGCCCACCATGCTCTGGCGGCAGCAAGCCACTACATCAGGGAGGGCGGGGTTATGTAG
- a CDS encoding D-3-phosphoglycerate dehydrogenase (COG0111), which produces MAKVSLEKDKIKILLLEGVHPSAIEVLQQAGYSNIEYHKGSLSGDELISAIEDAHFVGIRSRTQLTEDVFSAAQKLIAVGCFCIGTNQVDLAAAAKRGIPVFNAPFSNTRSVAELVLGEILLLLRGIPEKNAKAHRGEWLKSADHSFEARGKRLGIIGYGHIGTQLGILAENLGMKVYFYDIENKLSLGNATQVPSLTELLNKCDVISLHVPETPETQDMMGAEEFARMKPGAIFINAARGTVVDIDSLCSALESNHIAGAAIDVFPVEPKTNNDPFESPLTKYDNVLLTPHIGGSTQEAQANIGVEVAGKMAKYSDNGSTLSAVGFPEVSLPEHKDCSRLLHIHENRPGILNQITTIFASEGINIAAQYLQTGPEIGYVVIDVETERSEQALAKLKAIDGTIRARILH; this is translated from the coding sequence ATGGCTAAAGTTTCACTGGAAAAAGACAAAATTAAGATCCTGCTGTTAGAAGGCGTTCACCCTTCGGCAATCGAAGTACTGCAGCAGGCGGGCTACAGCAATATCGAATACCACAAAGGCTCACTCTCCGGTGACGAGCTGATTTCCGCCATTGAAGATGCCCACTTCGTGGGTATCCGCTCCCGTACCCAGCTGACCGAAGACGTGTTCAGCGCCGCGCAAAAGTTAATTGCGGTCGGTTGCTTCTGTATCGGTACCAACCAAGTTGACCTTGCTGCCGCGGCCAAACGCGGGATCCCGGTATTCAATGCACCATTCTCCAATACCCGAAGCGTGGCCGAGCTGGTACTGGGGGAAATCCTGTTGCTGCTGCGCGGGATCCCGGAAAAAAATGCCAAAGCCCACCGTGGCGAATGGCTGAAGTCTGCCGATCACTCTTTCGAAGCCCGCGGCAAGCGCCTTGGGATCATCGGCTACGGCCATATCGGTACCCAGCTTGGCATCCTGGCAGAAAACCTCGGTATGAAGGTGTACTTTTACGACATCGAGAACAAGCTGTCGCTGGGCAATGCCACCCAGGTACCATCGCTGACCGAGCTGCTCAACAAGTGTGATGTGATCAGCCTGCACGTACCGGAAACCCCTGAAACCCAGGACATGATGGGGGCCGAGGAGTTTGCCCGCATGAAACCGGGCGCTATCTTCATCAACGCCGCCCGCGGTACCGTGGTCGATATCGATTCACTGTGCAGTGCCCTGGAAAGCAACCATATTGCCGGCGCGGCGATCGACGTGTTCCCGGTAGAGCCCAAGACCAACAACGACCCGTTCGAAAGCCCATTAACAAAATACGATAATGTGCTGCTCACCCCGCACATCGGTGGCTCGACCCAGGAGGCCCAGGCCAATATCGGTGTGGAAGTCGCAGGCAAGATGGCCAAATACTCTGACAACGGCTCGACCCTGTCTGCCGTTGGCTTCCCTGAGGTATCGCTGCCTGAGCACAAGGACTGTTCGCGCCTGCTGCACATCCACGAAAACCGCCCGGGGATCCTCAACCAGATCACCACAATCTTTGCCTCGGAAGGGATCAACATCGCCGCCCAGTACCTGCAAACCGGTCCTGAAATCGGCTACGTGGTTATCGATGTCGAGACCGAGCGCTCGGAGCAGGCCCTGGCCAAACTCAAGGCCATCGACGGCACCATCCGGGCCCGTATCCTGCACTAA
- a CDS encoding fructose-bisphosphate aldolase (COG0191) — protein sequence MSKIFDFVKPGVISGDDVQKVFEVAKENKFALPAVNVVNTDSVNSVLEAAAKVKAPVVVQFSNGGAAFFAGKGLKLEGQEAQIMGAVAGAKYVHAVAEAYGVPVILHTDHAAKKLLPWIDGLLDAGEEFFAQTGKPLFSSHMIDLSEESLEENIEISGKYLERMAKMGMTLEIELGCTGGEEDGVDNTDMDQSELYTSPEDVAYAYEKLNAISPRFTIAASFGNVHGVYKPGNVVLTPTILRDSQAYCAEKFGIAPNALNFVFHGGSGSSQEEIEESIGYGVIKMNIDTDTQWATWDGIRQYEAANRDYLQGQIGNPTGEDAPNKKYYDPRVWLRAGQTSMVARLEQAFKDLNAIDVL from the coding sequence ATGTCTAAGATCTTCGATTTCGTAAAACCTGGTGTTATTTCTGGCGACGACGTACAGAAAGTATTTGAAGTAGCGAAAGAAAACAAATTCGCTCTTCCAGCGGTTAACGTTGTTAACACTGACTCTGTAAACTCTGTACTAGAAGCTGCTGCTAAAGTTAAAGCACCAGTTGTTGTTCAGTTCTCTAACGGCGGTGCTGCATTCTTCGCTGGTAAAGGCCTGAAACTAGAAGGTCAAGAAGCTCAGATCATGGGTGCTGTTGCTGGTGCGAAATACGTACACGCTGTAGCTGAAGCTTACGGTGTACCAGTTATCCTTCACACTGACCACGCTGCTAAGAAACTTCTTCCATGGATCGACGGTCTACTAGACGCAGGTGAAGAGTTCTTCGCGCAAACTGGTAAGCCTCTATTCTCTTCTCACATGATCGACCTGTCTGAAGAGTCTCTAGAAGAGAACATCGAAATCTCTGGTAAGTACCTAGAGCGCATGGCTAAGATGGGTATGACTCTTGAGATCGAACTAGGTTGTACTGGTGGTGAAGAAGACGGCGTTGACAACACTGATATGGATCAGTCTGAGCTGTACACTTCTCCAGAAGACGTTGCTTACGCTTACGAGAAACTAAACGCTATCAGCCCTCGTTTCACTATCGCTGCCTCTTTCGGTAACGTACACGGTGTATACAAGCCAGGTAACGTTGTTCTAACTCCAACTATCCTACGTGACTCTCAGGCATACTGTGCAGAGAAATTCGGTATCGCACCAAACGCGCTGAACTTCGTATTCCACGGTGGTTCTGGTTCTTCTCAGGAAGAAATCGAAGAGTCAATCGGTTACGGTGTTATCAAAATGAACATCGATACTGATACTCAGTGGGCGACTTGGGACGGTATCCGTCAGTACGAAGCGGCTAACCGTGACTACCTACAGGGCCAGATCGGTAACCCAACTGGCGAAGACGCGCCAAACAAGAAGTACTACGATCCACGCGTATGGCTACGTGCTGGTCAGACTTCAATGGTTGCTCGTCTTGAGCAGGCATTCAAAGATCTTAACGCTATCGACGTACTATAA
- a CDS encoding DNA-binding protein (COG2606), which yields MQPEKIEHIYQSNLELFSQANVNYQQWQHEPILDFEADERIGKELGWTAAPTKSLFMKVKGGGHCLLLTHRDSRLNSKLVKQVLGKRVSVCSHDEMMAAIGCAPGAVCPFSLPADITLLVDPIVYTYQELMFTPGKPDMTFAFASADLKRLLATLPNRVLSLPAKVEVSSN from the coding sequence ATGCAGCCTGAGAAAATAGAGCACATCTACCAGTCTAATCTGGAACTGTTCAGCCAAGCCAATGTCAATTACCAACAATGGCAGCATGAGCCAATCCTCGATTTCGAGGCGGACGAGCGGATCGGCAAGGAGCTCGGCTGGACAGCTGCGCCGACCAAAAGCCTGTTCATGAAGGTCAAAGGAGGCGGCCACTGCCTGCTGCTGACCCACCGTGACAGCCGACTCAACAGCAAGCTGGTCAAGCAGGTACTGGGCAAGCGGGTATCGGTCTGTAGCCATGACGAAATGATGGCTGCCATTGGCTGTGCGCCGGGTGCAGTGTGCCCATTCAGCCTACCAGCCGATATCACCCTGCTGGTCGACCCTATCGTATACACCTACCAGGAGCTGATGTTCACTCCAGGCAAACCGGACATGACCTTTGCTTTTGCCAGTGCCGATCTCAAGCGGTTACTGGCAACCCTACCCAACCGGGTGTTGTCTCTGCCAGCAAAAGTCGAAGTCTCATCCAATTAA
- a CDS encoding 5-formyltetrahydrofolatecyclo-ligase family protein (COG0212) has translation MRSAVHASATRQHIRQQTRERRRQLTPVQQLAAAQELVEHCKQATSLLGAQHIALYLANDGELDTTPVIEWLWQQGKDVYLPVLHPFSKGHLLFLHYTPTTRMTRNRYGIQEPVLDIRLVKPIPQLDVICTPLVAFDNTGQRLGMGGGYYDRTLSLWHSEQRGPRPVGLAHDCQQVDSLPFEAWDVPLPEIITPSYHFHW, from the coding sequence ATGAGATCTGCGGTACATGCATCAGCCACCCGGCAACACATCCGTCAGCAAACCCGAGAACGTCGACGCCAGCTAACGCCCGTCCAGCAATTAGCCGCGGCACAAGAACTCGTCGAACACTGCAAGCAGGCCACCAGTCTCCTTGGAGCCCAGCATATTGCACTATACCTGGCCAATGACGGCGAGCTCGATACCACTCCTGTGATTGAATGGTTGTGGCAACAAGGTAAAGATGTCTACTTGCCGGTCCTCCACCCTTTCAGCAAAGGACACCTGCTGTTTCTCCACTATACACCAACGACACGGATGACCCGCAACCGGTACGGCATCCAGGAGCCCGTACTGGATATCCGGCTGGTGAAACCAATCCCGCAACTGGATGTCATCTGCACCCCCTTGGTGGCGTTTGACAATACCGGCCAGCGCCTTGGCATGGGCGGCGGATATTACGACCGAACCCTGAGCCTGTGGCACAGTGAGCAACGCGGCCCGCGCCCGGTCGGCCTGGCCCATGACTGCCAGCAAGTCGACAGCCTGCCCTTCGAGGCCTGGGATGTGCCGCTGCCCGAGATCATCACCCCTTCTTACCACTTTCACTGGTAA
- a CDS encoding RNA-directed DNA polymerase (COG3344) → MNHDRLMHRLSKDITDKRVLKLIRSYLQAGIMRNGLVEQRQRGTPQGGPLSPLLSNIVLDELDKELERRGHKFCRYADDCQIYVHSEEAANRVKASITEFLEQKLKLTVNREKSAATRVTERTYLGHRFQRDGSIHISKTAQTHMKKRVRQITKRNRGRELKTVIVELTQYLRGWQHYSKLAMRKSAMQRLDEWIRRRLRCYRLKQRKRRHSIATWLRQEGVNERNAWKLAMSEKGWWHLALSPQLNQAMPVKWFKEMGMYSLRDGYESLKIYSEPPYATHACTVV, encoded by the coding sequence GTGAACCACGATAGGCTGATGCACAGGCTATCGAAAGATATCACAGATAAACGGGTACTGAAGCTGATCAGGTCATACCTACAGGCAGGCATAATGCGAAACGGGTTAGTCGAGCAGAGGCAACGAGGGACACCACAGGGTGGCCCATTATCTCCGCTGCTATCAAATATCGTATTAGATGAGTTGGATAAAGAGCTTGAACGAAGAGGGCATAAGTTCTGCCGATATGCAGACGACTGCCAAATCTACGTGCACAGTGAGGAAGCCGCAAATCGAGTAAAAGCCTCGATAACGGAGTTCTTGGAGCAGAAACTGAAACTCACGGTCAACCGGGAGAAGAGTGCGGCAACAAGAGTGACAGAGCGGACTTACTTAGGCCATCGCTTCCAACGAGATGGGAGTATCCATATCTCGAAGACAGCACAAACTCACATGAAGAAGCGAGTGCGTCAAATAACGAAGCGGAATCGAGGACGAGAGTTGAAGACAGTAATAGTCGAACTAACTCAATATCTAAGAGGTTGGCAACACTACTCCAAGCTCGCCATGCGGAAAAGCGCGATGCAGCGCTTGGATGAATGGATAAGACGGCGCTTACGGTGCTACCGACTCAAGCAGCGAAAACGCAGACACAGCATAGCGACATGGTTACGCCAAGAAGGCGTAAACGAGCGCAATGCTTGGAAGCTAGCGATGTCAGAGAAAGGATGGTGGCATCTGGCTTTATCGCCGCAGCTCAATCAGGCCATGCCAGTTAAATGGTTCAAGGAGATGGGCATGTACTCATTGAGAGATGGGTATGAGTCACTGAAAATATATTCGGAACCGCCGTATGCGACCCACGCTTGTACGGTGGTGTGA
- a CDS encoding chromosome replication initiation inhibitor protein (COG0583), whose product MIEDEARTLDRLRSGEVVGAISMESTPMPGCVADYLGRVDFLCVASPSFADKYFAGGVNRDTLLAAPGVTFDHHDDMHERFIHQHFNLPFGCVMKHTVRSSEAFVRMAVEGIAYCLIPRIQIQQELDSGLLVNLTRDIFPARRMYWHHWALESGVLSDLSEQLAQYAGKVPPQ is encoded by the coding sequence ATGATCGAAGACGAGGCCCGTACCCTGGATAGACTGCGCAGTGGTGAAGTGGTCGGGGCGATCAGTATGGAATCGACCCCGATGCCGGGGTGTGTCGCCGATTACCTGGGCAGGGTGGACTTTCTTTGCGTCGCCAGCCCATCGTTTGCCGACAAGTATTTTGCCGGGGGAGTAAACCGCGACACCTTACTGGCTGCACCCGGGGTGACATTTGATCATCATGATGATATGCATGAGCGCTTTATCCATCAGCATTTCAACTTGCCATTCGGCTGCGTGATGAAACACACCGTCCGCTCATCAGAGGCATTCGTCAGGATGGCCGTAGAAGGGATTGCTTATTGTTTGATCCCACGGATCCAGATCCAGCAGGAGTTGGACTCGGGTTTGCTGGTGAACTTAACCCGCGATATTTTTCCGGCCCGCCGAATGTATTGGCATCACTGGGCACTGGAGAGTGGGGTACTGTCAGATCTGTCTGAGCAACTGGCCCAATATGCAGGGAAGGTACCACCTCAATAA
- a CDS encoding 2-octaprenyl-6-methoxyphenyl hydroxylase (COG0654), translating to MKQYDVVIAGGAMAGATLAIALDKLGGGRLRIAVVEAVEPKLDRHPGYDARSIALSLGSAQLLDTIGCWTALAGVATAISQIHVSDRGHAGIVHLDAREQAVEALGYVVELADAGRIFHHKLAKLDQVDLFCPARIAEIERHQQGIDLVLDNGEQLHSRLVVAADGAQSSVCDMLGLGRSEHDFAQVAVIANVTTEEAHQGRAFERFTPQGPVALLPMSEGRSSLVWCIRPGDQAEVMGWNDETFLAKLQQAFGWRLGRLSQTGVRHAYPLSLRQSQRLTSHRVAVVGNAAQALHPIAGQGFNLGLRDVMSLAEEVCREWDQTGDAGHIRVLSRYRQRREPDREATVGMTAGLVGVFANDSMPFVAGRNLGLMAMECVDVLKAPLVRRAMGQVDR from the coding sequence GTGAAGCAGTACGATGTCGTGATAGCCGGCGGGGCAATGGCCGGCGCAACCTTGGCAATTGCATTGGATAAACTCGGTGGCGGCAGGCTGCGGATTGCCGTCGTGGAAGCGGTGGAGCCGAAGCTGGATCGGCATCCTGGCTATGATGCGCGCAGTATCGCTCTGTCTCTTGGTTCGGCGCAGCTACTTGATACCATTGGCTGCTGGACGGCGCTAGCTGGCGTGGCAACGGCGATCTCCCAGATCCATGTTTCCGATCGCGGCCATGCCGGTATTGTCCACCTTGACGCCCGCGAGCAGGCGGTGGAGGCCTTGGGCTACGTGGTAGAGCTGGCCGATGCCGGCCGGATCTTTCATCACAAACTCGCCAAGCTGGATCAGGTCGATCTGTTCTGTCCGGCTCGGATCGCCGAGATCGAGCGCCACCAGCAAGGGATCGACCTGGTATTGGACAATGGCGAGCAGCTGCACAGTCGCTTGGTGGTGGCTGCTGATGGTGCCCAGTCGTCAGTCTGTGACATGCTTGGGCTGGGCCGCAGCGAGCATGATTTCGCGCAGGTGGCGGTGATCGCCAATGTGACCACCGAGGAAGCTCATCAGGGGCGGGCATTTGAACGCTTTACCCCGCAGGGGCCGGTGGCGCTGCTGCCGATGTCGGAAGGGCGCAGTTCCTTGGTATGGTGTATCCGTCCGGGTGATCAGGCCGAAGTGATGGGGTGGAATGACGAGACGTTTCTTGCCAAACTGCAGCAGGCATTCGGCTGGCGTCTTGGTCGCTTGAGCCAGACTGGCGTGCGTCATGCCTATCCGCTATCGCTGCGCCAATCCCAGCGCCTGACCTCGCACCGGGTTGCCGTAGTAGGCAATGCGGCGCAGGCGCTGCATCCTATTGCCGGGCAGGGATTCAACCTTGGCCTGCGTGACGTGATGAGCCTGGCCGAGGAAGTTTGCCGTGAATGGGATCAAACCGGTGATGCCGGCCATATCCGGGTACTGAGCCGCTACCGCCAGCGTCGGGAGCCGGACCGTGAGGCAACAGTGGGCATGACGGCAGGCTTGGTTGGGGTGTTTGCCAATGACAGCATGCCTTTCGTGGCTGGCCGCAACCTTGGCCTGATGGCGATGGAATGTGTAGATGTATTGAAAGCCCCGCTGGTTCGGCGGGCAATGGGACAGGTAGATAGATAA
- a CDS encoding hypothetical protein (COG3027) — MSNQAVEIQVYGRTFKVNCPAGQEDALRAAAADFDQRLKDLSERTKITNAEQLLMFTGLNICNELHSERQEQQRNAERLSNRINEMEDLLEKALQYQPKR; from the coding sequence ATGAGTAACCAGGCAGTAGAAATTCAGGTATATGGCCGCACCTTCAAGGTGAATTGCCCAGCAGGCCAGGAAGACGCCCTGCGTGCAGCAGCCGCCGATTTTGACCAACGCTTGAAAGATCTTTCCGAGCGCACCAAAATCACCAACGCCGAACAGCTGCTGATGTTTACCGGTTTGAATATTTGTAACGAGTTGCATAGCGAGCGCCAAGAACAACAACGTAATGCTGAAAGATTATCCAACAGAATCAACGAGATGGAAGATTTGTTGGAGAAAGCATTGCAATATCAGCCAAAGCGTTGA
- a CDS encoding ribose-5-phosphate isomerase A (COG0120) has product MTQDEMKKAAGWAALEYVKKGSIVGVGTGSTVNHFIDALATRKEEIKGAVSSSVASTERLEQIGIPVFDANEVSSLDVYVDGADEINGDFDMIKGGGAALTREKIVAAIAKQFICIVDDTKQVDVLGKFPLPVEVIPMARSFIGRELVKLGGDPEYREGCITDNGNMILDVHNMAITDPKAMEDKINALPGVVTVGLFAHRGADVLLVGSPEGVKKFEK; this is encoded by the coding sequence ATGACACAAGATGAAATGAAGAAAGCTGCTGGCTGGGCTGCTCTGGAATACGTAAAGAAAGGCAGCATTGTCGGTGTCGGTACTGGCTCGACGGTTAATCACTTCATCGATGCTTTGGCTACCCGCAAAGAAGAAATCAAAGGTGCAGTATCAAGCTCTGTCGCCTCAACAGAGCGCCTTGAGCAGATCGGTATCCCTGTATTTGATGCCAACGAAGTCTCTAGCCTGGACGTTTACGTTGATGGCGCCGACGAAATCAACGGCGACTTCGACATGATCAAAGGCGGCGGCGCAGCCCTGACCCGTGAAAAAATCGTTGCCGCGATTGCCAAGCAGTTTATCTGTATCGTCGATGATACCAAACAGGTCGATGTGCTGGGTAAATTCCCACTACCGGTTGAAGTGATCCCTATGGCACGCTCTTTCATCGGCCGTGAGCTGGTTAAGCTCGGTGGCGATCCTGAGTACCGCGAGGGCTGCATCACGGACAACGGCAATATGATCCTGGATGTCCACAACATGGCAATCACTGATCCGAAAGCGATGGAAGATAAGATCAACGCCCTACCAGGCGTAGTAACCGTTGGCCTGTTCGCCCACCGCGGTGCAGACGTACTGCTGGTCGGTAGCCCTGAAGGCGTGAAAAAATTCGAAAAGTAA
- a CDS encoding hypothetical protein (COG3079) encodes MSDVKLPSYETLEPMLKEQGLAVTPSELHGLLCGMICGGMAVDAEQWLAPVCDYANQGEALTDGAKTAVRSVFAAAASELGGLTQTLFSSTAAELAEMEFTVELLLPAEGSELMLRAEALSEWVTNFISGLGLMGMDKKQLSDDVTEAVAALEEIAQLGVDEDEDMQEQAMLFDNVVAYVPECVLTCLVGLSQRGDVEDEAADKPTLH; translated from the coding sequence ATGAGCGACGTAAAACTACCTAGCTATGAAACCCTAGAGCCGATGCTGAAAGAGCAAGGCCTGGCCGTTACCCCGTCAGAGCTGCATGGCCTGCTCTGCGGGATGATTTGCGGCGGGATGGCTGTTGACGCTGAGCAGTGGCTGGCACCGGTCTGCGACTATGCCAACCAGGGCGAAGCATTGACCGATGGTGCCAAGACGGCGGTTCGCTCGGTATTTGCTGCAGCGGCAAGTGAGCTCGGCGGTTTGACCCAAACTCTGTTCAGCTCGACGGCGGCCGAGCTGGCTGAGATGGAGTTTACGGTCGAGCTGCTGCTGCCTGCTGAGGGCAGTGAGCTGATGCTGCGTGCCGAGGCCCTGAGCGAATGGGTGACCAATTTTATTTCAGGTCTTGGCCTGATGGGGATGGACAAGAAGCAATTGTCTGACGATGTGACCGAAGCGGTCGCTGCGTTGGAAGAGATTGCCCAGCTTGGTGTCGATGAAGACGAAGACATGCAAGAGCAGGCCATGCTGTTCGACAACGTGGTGGCTTATGTACCGGAGTGTGTGCTGACGTGTTTGGTTGGCCTGAGCCAGCGCGGTGATGTTGAAGACGAAGCCGCAGACAAACCCACCCTCCATTAA
- a CDS encoding hypothetical protein (COG0668) → MSESSVTDTVADTVTGVADTVVDTIKDNELTTGVLNAGTWVADNQELLIQYGVNILSALVILFIGNIITKSIANGVAKMLRRKDMDEAVVEFLHSLVRYLLFVIVLIAALGRVGVQTASVVAVIGAAGLAVGLALQGSLSNFAAGVLIVAFRPFKSGDFVEIGGVSGSVESIQVFSTILNTPDNKMVVVPNASVIGGPITNYSRHKTRRIDYVIGVSYKSDLQKTKAVLQRVVAAEERVLKDPEPTIGVVALADSSVNFVVRPWVNTSEYWAVYFDLLQAIKEELDKEGIEIPFPQMDVHLNKMLDK, encoded by the coding sequence ATGAGTGAGAGTAGTGTTACAGATACCGTAGCGGATACCGTCACTGGTGTTGCGGATACGGTGGTGGATACCATCAAGGATAATGAACTAACCACAGGTGTACTCAACGCAGGGACCTGGGTCGCAGATAACCAGGAGTTGTTGATCCAGTACGGGGTAAATATCCTGTCTGCACTGGTTATCCTGTTTATCGGTAATATCATTACCAAGAGCATCGCGAACGGCGTAGCGAAGATGCTGCGCAGGAAAGACATGGATGAAGCGGTCGTTGAGTTCTTGCACTCCCTCGTTCGCTATCTGCTATTTGTTATTGTGTTGATTGCCGCCCTTGGCCGTGTCGGCGTTCAGACAGCCTCAGTGGTTGCTGTGATCGGTGCCGCCGGTTTGGCCGTTGGCCTAGCTCTGCAAGGCTCGCTGTCAAACTTTGCTGCCGGTGTGCTGATTGTTGCCTTCCGTCCATTCAAGTCCGGTGACTTTGTCGAGATCGGCGGTGTATCTGGCTCGGTTGAGTCAATTCAGGTGTTTTCCACTATTTTGAACACCCCTGACAACAAGATGGTGGTGGTACCGAATGCATCTGTGATCGGTGGCCCGATCACCAACTATTCACGCCACAAAACCCGCCGTATTGATTACGTGATTGGTGTCTCGTACAAATCTGATCTGCAGAAGACCAAAGCGGTGCTGCAGCGCGTTGTGGCTGCCGAAGAGCGAGTTCTGAAAGATCCTGAGCCGACTATTGGTGTGGTGGCACTGGCGGATTCTTCGGTAAACTTTGTCGTCCGCCCTTGGGTCAATACGTCTGAATACTGGGCGGTGTACTTTGATCTGCTGCAGGCGATCAAGGAAGAGCTGGACAAAGAAGGTATTGAGATCCCATTCCCGCAAATGGATGTCCATCTCAATAAGATGCTCGACAAATAA
- a CDS encoding hypothetical protein (COG2968) → MKKQLIAVMLGLGLMGTSGIAAASVSVPHLQTTGNGEVTAQPDMAVFAVAVEEIRPTAKEAKQAVDQAVEAFVARLLEEGIERNQIQSANISLQPQYHYPKDKEPELKGYRASRHVTVTVNELDNLNTYLDSALGDGINRINNIELKVSNEDEYLEQARQAAIKDAIAKAESLAKGFGESLDGVWQISYQASQPRPMMMRMAMDAAPESAVSYQDTQITIRDRVEVVFKLEE, encoded by the coding sequence ATGAAAAAACAACTTATCGCAGTGATGTTAGGGTTGGGTTTAATGGGCACCAGTGGTATCGCTGCGGCCTCGGTCAGTGTTCCGCATTTGCAGACAACCGGTAACGGTGAAGTGACGGCCCAGCCGGATATGGCAGTATTTGCCGTGGCAGTAGAAGAAATCCGTCCGACAGCCAAAGAAGCCAAGCAAGCGGTGGATCAAGCGGTTGAAGCCTTCGTGGCGCGTTTGCTTGAAGAGGGAATCGAGCGTAACCAGATCCAGAGCGCGAATATCAGCCTCCAGCCTCAGTACCATTACCCGAAAGACAAAGAGCCTGAGCTCAAGGGCTACCGTGCCAGCCGCCACGTGACGGTAACGGTCAACGAACTGGACAACCTCAATACCTACCTTGATAGCGCGTTGGGTGATGGTATCAACCGTATCAACAACATCGAGCTCAAGGTCAGCAACGAAGACGAGTACCTAGAGCAAGCACGTCAGGCGGCGATCAAAGATGCCATAGCCAAAGCGGAGTCGCTGGCCAAAGGGTTCGGTGAATCACTCGACGGGGTATGGCAGATTTCCTACCAGGCCAGCCAGCCGCGCCCGATGATGATGCGCATGGCGATGGACGCGGCACCGGAGAGTGCGGTGAGCTACCAGGACACCCAGATCACTATCCGCGACCGGGTCGAGGTGGTGTTTAAGCTGGAAGAGTAG